In Capra hircus breed San Clemente chromosome 26, ASM170441v1, whole genome shotgun sequence, the following are encoded in one genomic region:
- the ZDHHC6 gene encoding palmitoyltransferase ZDHHC6, giving the protein MGTFCSVVKFENLQELKRLCHWGPIIALGVIAICSTMAMIDSVLWYWPLHTTGGSVNFIMLINWTVMILYNYFNAMFVGPGFVPLGWKPKNSQDSVYLQYCKVCQAYKAPRSHHCRKCNRCVMKMDHHCPWINNCCGYQNHASFTLFLLLAPLGCIHAAFIFVMTMYTQLYNRLSFGWNTVKIDMSAARRDPLPIIPFGLAAFAATLFALGLALGTTIAVGMLFFIQMKIILRNKTSIESWIEEKAKDRIQYYQLDDDFVFPYDMGSRWKNFKQVFTWSGVPEGDGLDWPVREDCHQYSLTIEQLKQKADKRVRSVRYKVIEDYSGTCCPLNRGIKTFFTSPCTEEPRIRLQKGEFILATRGLRYWLYGDKILDDSVLEGVSRIRGWFPRNCVEKCPCDAETDQAPEGEKKNR; this is encoded by the exons ATGGGTACATTCTGCTCAGTTGTCAAGTTTGAAAATCTCCAAGAATTAAAGAGACTTTGTCACTGGGGTCCCATTATAGCCCTTGGTGTTATAGCAATATGTTCTACCATGGCCATGATTGACTCTGTGTTGTGGTATTGGCCCTTACATACCACTGGAGGAAGCGTGAATTTCATTATGTTGATAAACTGGACTGTCATGAttctttataattatttcaatGCCATGTTTGTTGGTCCTGGCTTCGTCCCTCTGGGGTGGAAACCG AAAAATTCTCAGGATAGCGTGTACCTCCAGTATTGTAAAGTCTGCCAAGCATACAAGGCACCACGGTCACATCACTGCAGAAAGTGTAACAG ATGTGTGATGAAGATGGACCATCACTGCCCTTGGATCAACAACTGCTGCGGCTATCAGAATCACGCTTCCTTCACGCTGTTCCTCCTCTTAGCACCACTGGGCTGCATTCATGCTGCCTTTATTTTTGTCATGACAATGTATACGCAGCTTTATAATCGG CTCTCCTTTGGGTGGAACACCGTCAAGATTGATATGAGTGCAGCCCGGAGAGATCCTCTTCCGATTATTCCTTTTGGATTAGCTGCGTTTGCTGCCACCTTGTTTGCCTTGGGATTAGCTTTAGGAACAACCATAGCTGTTGGGATGTTGTTTTTTATCCAG ATGAAAATAATTCTCAGAAACAAAACTTCTATTGAATCATGGATTGAAGAGAag GCTAAAGATCGAATTCAATATTATCAACTAGATGACGACTTTGTTTTTCCTTATGATATGGGAAGTAGATGGAAGAACTTCAAACAAGTATTCACATGGTCAGGGGTCCCTGAAGGAGATGGGCTGGATTGGCCAGTTAGAGAAGACTGTCACCAGTACAGCTTAACA ATAGAACAGTTGAAACAAAAAGCAGATAAAAGAGTCAGAAGT GTCCGGTATAAAGTGATAGAAGATTATAGTGGTACCTGCTGTCCTTTGAATAGAGGAATCAAAACATTCTTCACAAGCCCCTGTACTGAAGAACCTCGGATAAGGCTACAGAAAGGGGAATTCATCTTAGCTACAAGAGGGTTACG ataCTGGTTGTATGGAGACAAAATTCTTGATGATTCTGTTTTAGAAG GTGTTTCAAGAATAAGAGGATGGTTCCCTAGAAACTGTGTAGAAAAGTGCCCCTGTGACGCCGAAACAGATCAAGCCCCAGAGGGCGAGAAGAAAAACAGATAG